A stretch of Candidatus Desulfarcum epimagneticum DNA encodes these proteins:
- a CDS encoding Fur family transcriptional regulator yields the protein MRMNSHIQEKEQFKKLFQKERIDRFEDRFKILDVFLKSDTHLTSDELFEIFKKEGLGFSRDFVTETLELMRFYGFAQANRFQNGSPRYEPLILDRRHDHMVCAKCRKIIEFHSKALEDLQMEIAAAHGFHMLQHKMDIYGICSQCLKERSDLIPLARARAGETATIEKFLGGRRFEARMLSMGIRRGETVRIITNRGEGQLVAAVENRRFVIGSKMAFKILARPEAGPGKQRGSA from the coding sequence ATGCGGATGAACTCCCACATCCAGGAAAAGGAACAGTTTAAAAAACTGTTTCAAAAAGAGCGGATCGACCGTTTTGAAGACCGGTTCAAGATTCTCGACGTTTTTTTAAAAAGCGACACCCACCTGACCTCAGACGAGCTTTTCGAAATTTTTAAAAAAGAAGGCCTGGGGTTCTCCAGGGATTTCGTGACCGAGACCCTTGAGCTGATGCGCTTTTACGGATTCGCCCAGGCCAACCGCTTCCAGAACGGGTCGCCCCGCTACGAGCCCCTGATCCTGGACCGGCGCCACGACCACATGGTCTGCGCCAAATGCCGGAAGATCATTGAGTTTCACAGCAAGGCGCTTGAGGACCTCCAGATGGAGATCGCCGCGGCCCACGGTTTTCACATGCTTCAGCATAAAATGGACATCTACGGCATCTGCTCCCAATGCCTCAAAGAGCGCTCCGACCTGATCCCTCTGGCCAGGGCCAGGGCCGGGGAGACGGCGACCATTGAAAAATTCCTGGGCGGCCGAAGGTTTGAGGCGCGGATGCTGAGCATGGGGATCCGCCGGGGCGAGACGGTCCGGATCATCACCAACCGGGGAGAGGGCCAGCTGGTGGCGGCCGTGGAAAACAGACGGTTTGTCATCGGGTCCAAAATGGCCTTTAAGATACTGGCCAGGCCCGAGGCCGGGCCCGGGAAACAGCGCGGGAGCGCTTAA
- a CDS encoding FmdB family transcriptional regulator produces MPIYEFKCLKCGHFFEWLTVKEEDTAKPACPECDSPEFERVLSATNYSMSAGSSAPKTGGPSVQNRTCSSGSCSTYEIPGPS; encoded by the coding sequence ATGCCCATATACGAATTCAAATGTTTAAAATGCGGCCATTTTTTTGAATGGCTCACCGTCAAAGAAGAAGACACCGCCAAACCCGCGTGCCCCGAGTGCGACTCGCCTGAATTTGAAAGGGTCCTGAGCGCGACGAATTACAGCATGAGCGCCGGATCATCGGCCCCCAAGACCGGCGGCCCCTCGGTTCAGAACCGGACCTGCTCCTCGGGATCGTGCTCCACCTATGAAATCCCCGGCCCCAGTTAG
- a CDS encoding DNA repair protein RecN, protein MLLELSIKNFAIIDDLSITFQEGLTILSGETGAGKSVIINAMTLLLGGRAHSDLIRSGGETAEIEALFDIPEDVSQKLEAAGHEPSDELVARRVIARNGRSRIHVNGRLATIGLLKSIAGGLAGISAQRSHQGLLKEESHLFLLDQFAGLSSMREELTRLHKEALPLIEKLDEIRSREERRAERIELLRFQEDEILKTRIQPDEDRDLEEERLRIKNHATLYETAYNSIEELYSRQGSVVEKMAAAARSLEKAADIDPALKPHARAVEDASLQVEDIAQELRGYLADISIDENRLEEIEARVDTLNRLKRKYGGSLEGISAHLDSVRKERAGIEGLAETRAEIEAAIQSSHEKRKALCLDLSEKRKKAAKTLSKKAEAELASLKMPRTRFSVSLDPAPAPEGHNPYLMVGKFMIGETGMDRASFVIAPNPGEPGKPLAAIASGGELSRVVLALKAILSENESLETVVFDEVDAGIGGEVAEVVGKKLLSLSTRHQVICITHLPQIARFADAHFRISKHVEDGRTLARIRPLDSGERLREVARMLGGEKITEATLEHAREMLNIRNT, encoded by the coding sequence ATGCTTCTGGAACTTTCCATTAAAAATTTCGCCATCATTGACGATCTGAGCATCACATTCCAGGAAGGGCTCACCATCTTAAGCGGGGAGACCGGGGCCGGGAAATCCGTGATCATCAACGCCATGACCCTGCTTCTGGGCGGCCGGGCCCATTCAGACCTCATCCGCTCAGGCGGGGAGACCGCCGAGATCGAGGCGCTGTTCGACATTCCCGAAGATGTCTCCCAAAAGCTGGAGGCGGCGGGTCACGAGCCCTCAGATGAGCTTGTGGCCAGGCGCGTGATCGCCCGGAACGGCCGAAGCCGGATTCATGTCAACGGACGCCTGGCCACCATCGGCCTGCTTAAATCCATCGCCGGGGGCCTGGCCGGCATATCGGCCCAGCGCTCCCACCAGGGTCTTTTAAAAGAGGAGAGCCATCTTTTCCTTCTGGATCAGTTCGCGGGTCTTTCCTCCATGCGCGAGGAGCTGACCCGGCTCCACAAAGAGGCCCTGCCCCTCATCGAAAAACTGGATGAAATCCGGTCCCGGGAAGAGCGCCGGGCCGAGCGGATCGAGCTGCTCAGATTCCAGGAGGACGAAATTTTAAAAACCCGGATACAGCCGGACGAAGACCGGGACCTGGAAGAGGAGCGGCTCCGGATCAAAAACCACGCCACTTTGTACGAGACCGCCTACAACAGCATAGAGGAGCTTTACAGCCGCCAGGGCTCCGTGGTGGAAAAAATGGCGGCGGCGGCCCGGAGCCTGGAAAAAGCCGCGGACATCGATCCGGCGCTCAAACCCCACGCCCGGGCTGTGGAGGACGCCTCTCTCCAGGTGGAGGATATCGCCCAGGAGTTGCGGGGATACCTGGCGGATATCTCCATCGATGAAAACCGTCTGGAGGAGATCGAGGCGCGCGTGGACACGCTCAACAGGCTCAAACGCAAATACGGGGGGAGTCTGGAGGGGATTTCGGCCCATCTCGACTCTGTCCGGAAAGAGCGCGCGGGCATTGAGGGCCTGGCGGAGACCCGGGCCGAAATCGAGGCGGCCATCCAGTCCTCCCACGAAAAACGAAAGGCCCTTTGCCTGGATTTGTCCGAAAAAAGGAAAAAAGCCGCCAAAACTCTGTCCAAAAAAGCGGAGGCCGAGCTGGCGTCCCTTAAAATGCCCCGGACCCGGTTTTCCGTGTCCCTTGATCCCGCGCCCGCGCCCGAAGGCCACAACCCGTATCTCATGGTCGGAAAATTCATGATCGGCGAAACCGGGATGGACCGGGCCTCCTTCGTCATCGCCCCCAATCCCGGCGAGCCCGGCAAACCCCTGGCCGCCATCGCCTCGGGCGGTGAGCTGTCCCGGGTGGTGCTGGCCTTAAAGGCCATACTGTCTGAAAACGAGTCCCTGGAGACCGTGGTGTTCGACGAAGTGGACGCGGGAATCGGCGGCGAGGTGGCCGAGGTGGTGGGGAAAAAGCTTTTGTCCCTGTCCACCCGCCACCAGGTGATCTGCATCACCCATCTTCCCCAGATCGCCCGGTTCGCAGACGCCCATTTCCGGATATCCAAGCATGTGGAAGACGGCCGGACACTGGCCCGGATCAGGCCCCTGGATTCCGGGGAGCGCCTGCGTGAGGTGGCGCGAATGCTCGGGGGGGAAAAGATCACAGAGGCGACCCTTGAACATGCCAGGGAAATGCTTAACATTAGGAACACATAA
- the suhB gene encoding Inositol-1-monophosphatase: METDFADIDQIKRTAVGAAYKGGAFIRERFGKIRKVSKKGAIDLVTEADIGAEEIIIRTVRSRYPDHGILAEESGARNEGAECLWTIDPLDGTTNFTHGLGIFSVSIAFSVRGEEEAGVVFNPMTGELFSAVRGRGADLNGRPVHASSTRELSESLLVTGFPYRFSEIMPDALAVFGRFMEASRGVRRLGSAALDLCFVACGRFEGFWEQNLKPWDTAAGALIAREAGALVTDFSGAPHRPEKKEILAAGPNAHKEMLSLIRTIE, translated from the coding sequence ATGGAGACGGATTTTGCGGACATTGATCAGATCAAAAGAACCGCCGTCGGGGCGGCCTACAAAGGCGGGGCCTTTATCCGGGAGCGTTTCGGAAAAATCCGGAAGGTGTCCAAGAAAGGCGCCATTGATCTGGTGACCGAGGCGGATATCGGCGCCGAAGAGATCATCATCCGGACCGTGCGAAGCCGCTATCCCGACCACGGGATACTGGCCGAGGAAAGCGGGGCCCGAAACGAAGGCGCCGAATGCCTGTGGACCATCGATCCCCTGGACGGCACCACGAATTTCACCCACGGGCTTGGCATTTTTTCCGTTTCCATCGCTTTTTCGGTCCGGGGGGAGGAAGAGGCCGGCGTGGTTTTCAACCCCATGACAGGCGAGCTTTTCTCAGCGGTCCGGGGGCGGGGAGCCGACCTGAACGGACGCCCCGTCCATGCCTCATCGACGCGGGAGCTGTCCGAAAGCCTTCTGGTCACGGGGTTTCCGTACCGTTTCTCCGAGATCATGCCGGACGCCCTGGCGGTTTTCGGAAGGTTCATGGAGGCGTCCCGGGGGGTTCGCCGCCTGGGCTCCGCGGCGCTGGACCTGTGTTTTGTGGCCTGCGGACGCTTTGAGGGTTTTTGGGAGCAAAACTTAAAACCCTGGGACACGGCCGCCGGCGCCCTCATCGCCCGGGAGGCCGGGGCGCTTGTGACGGATTTTTCCGGAGCGCCCCACCGGCCGGAAAAAAAGGAGATACTGGCGGCCGGGCCGAACGCTCACAAAGAGATGCTTTCACTTATAAGGACGATTGAATGA
- a CDS encoding conserved hypothetical protein (Evidence 4 : Unknown function but conserved in other organisms) codes for MKIPEDDMTIDERMECFGEFHLADPVCRKFCSISLRCVMERDEKARAEMLEELVFTDSASMKMQ; via the coding sequence ATGAAAATACCGGAAGATGACATGACCATTGACGAACGGATGGAATGCTTCGGCGAATTCCATCTGGCGGACCCTGTCTGCAGAAAATTTTGCTCCATCAGCCTGCGCTGCGTCATGGAGCGCGATGAAAAGGCGCGGGCGGAAATGCTGGAAGAGCTGGTTTTCACGGACAGCGCTTCCATGAAAATGCAATAG
- a CDS encoding conserved hypothetical protein (Evidence 4 : Unknown function but conserved in other organisms) codes for MTLYTTLLRVAALLGLPLIIPWVLLSAKRRKTVPGRLGLGNPWPRLPQRPIWIHALSVGEVLSAAPLANALSKTRGPGGIVFSVSTLTGLEVARKTLPLDPRHIFFFPYDFKRLVRKAVGVVRPRMAVIVETDVWPHFMGELKRRRVPAVWVNARLSERSFRGYGRFRWFFKPLFSTFSKIAVQTREDARRFTALGVDPDRIRVAGNLKFHQDADSGAMAGAGDEKARLGLSPGRKVFVAGSVHRPEEAALADVFKRLRGDHPDLFMIAAPRDPSRAGSLVRLLRAGGFRAGPLSEDPGAEKRDAVVVDQIGVLRRLYAAGDAAFIGGSLARRGGHNPLEPAAFGKPAVFGPDMSDFAEISRKLLESGGAFAAADAREVYEIVSGLLADEKKARAAGKKAREVFDQNQGALDRVLEIIETAGS; via the coding sequence ATGACGCTTTACACCACCCTTCTTCGGGTCGCGGCCCTTTTGGGGCTTCCCCTGATCATCCCCTGGGTTCTTCTGTCCGCCAAAAGACGGAAAACCGTTCCCGGACGCCTGGGTCTGGGAAACCCCTGGCCCAGGCTCCCCCAAAGGCCCATCTGGATTCACGCCCTTTCGGTGGGCGAGGTTCTTTCAGCCGCGCCTTTGGCAAATGCCCTTTCAAAAACGCGCGGCCCCGGGGGAATCGTGTTTTCCGTCTCCACCCTCACCGGGCTCGAAGTGGCCCGGAAGACGCTTCCACTCGATCCCCGGCATATCTTTTTTTTCCCATACGATTTTAAACGCCTGGTCCGAAAAGCCGTGGGCGTCGTCCGTCCCCGCATGGCGGTCATCGTGGAGACGGATGTCTGGCCCCATTTCATGGGTGAATTAAAACGCCGCCGCGTCCCGGCGGTCTGGGTCAACGCCCGGCTTTCGGAAAGATCGTTCCGGGGCTATGGCCGGTTTCGATGGTTTTTCAAGCCGCTGTTTTCCACCTTTTCGAAAATCGCCGTCCAGACCCGGGAGGACGCCCGGCGTTTCACGGCCCTGGGCGTGGACCCGGACCGGATCCGGGTGGCCGGGAATCTGAAGTTTCACCAGGACGCTGATTCCGGGGCTATGGCCGGGGCCGGGGACGAAAAGGCCCGGCTGGGGCTTTCGCCGGGGCGAAAGGTGTTTGTGGCCGGAAGCGTTCACAGGCCCGAGGAGGCCGCGCTGGCGGATGTGTTCAAACGGCTCAGGGGCGACCATCCGGATCTGTTTATGATCGCGGCCCCCCGGGACCCGTCCCGGGCCGGGTCCCTGGTCCGCCTTCTCAGGGCCGGGGGATTTCGCGCCGGGCCGCTGTCCGAAGATCCGGGCGCCGAAAAGCGCGACGCGGTGGTGGTGGATCAAATCGGGGTTTTGCGCCGTCTTTACGCGGCGGGCGACGCGGCCTTCATCGGCGGAAGCCTGGCCAGGCGCGGCGGGCACAATCCCCTTGAGCCGGCGGCCTTTGGAAAACCCGCGGTGTTTGGCCCGGACATGAGCGATTTCGCGGAAATTTCCCGGAAACTTCTGGAGAGCGGGGGGGCCTTTGCCGCGGCCGACGCCCGGGAGGTTTATGAAATCGTGTCCGGCCTTCTGGCGGATGAAAAAAAAGCCCGGGCCGCCGGAAAAAAAGCGCGGGAGGTTTTTGATCAGAACCAGGGCGCCCTGGACCGGGTTCTTGAGATAATAGAGACTGCGGGGAGTTAA
- a CDS encoding putative Orotate phosphoribosyltransferase (Evidence 3 : Putative function from multiple computational evidences) yields MAPKDMEKFQERPAARSLEKLAELFKRKGLAGPDGAFALPFNMKRVTYHPDGQLLIGAAVYETIRRMGLKPAAMGGMTTGADPVAIAAAFASRLKDDPIHAFVIRKKAKDHGIKGQVEGNAEPGDPVVMLDDFAVTGKTMIESVDIAKKTGLNVLAALILLDMSGGKALENIQAHVPRALALLTPKDF; encoded by the coding sequence ATGGCGCCAAAGGACATGGAAAAATTCCAGGAGCGGCCGGCGGCCCGTTCCCTGGAAAAACTGGCGGAACTGTTTAAACGAAAGGGCCTGGCCGGACCGGACGGGGCTTTTGCGCTTCCGTTCAATATGAAGCGCGTCACCTACCATCCCGACGGTCAGCTTCTGATCGGCGCGGCGGTGTATGAGACCATTCGCCGGATGGGGCTTAAGCCCGCGGCCATGGGCGGCATGACCACCGGGGCCGATCCCGTGGCCATCGCGGCGGCCTTCGCCTCGCGCCTGAAAGACGATCCCATCCATGCCTTTGTGATTCGGAAAAAGGCCAAAGACCACGGGATCAAAGGCCAGGTGGAGGGAAACGCGGAGCCCGGGGACCCGGTGGTCATGCTGGATGATTTCGCCGTCACAGGCAAGACCATGATTGAGTCCGTGGACATTGCGAAAAAAACCGGTCTGAATGTTCTGGCGGCCCTGATTCTTCTGGACATGTCCGGGGGAAAGGCGCTTGAGAATATTCAGGCGCATGTCCCCAGGGCGCTTGCTCTTTTGACCCCAAAGGATTTTTGA
- a CDS encoding conserved exported hypothetical protein (Evidence 4 : Unknown function but conserved in other organisms), whose product MWRHAAAAALFFFLCSGCVIFAPEKRPGAPLDMPERYSVRTRAAGDGDSFGGEWWRAFGSEELNRLVSRALSGNFDIETARARLAQAQASARKINAGAMPVLTGEAGAGTSKNRVRASSRAPAKISEQESWSLGMAASYEIDLWGRVRSMRRAGAAGAAAAREDMEAAAMTAAARTVETWIDLIAVRREMATLQKQIQNAQSLLEAQKVRFLNGRARAIEVSGQKEALAAIRSEAPILRLSERRLMTALAFLLGMASPSHLEIAEFDIPEPPPMPPAGVPADLLAGRPDVRAASLRLQSADWEVSAARADLLPSLSLSGRSSFAAAETGLLFDNWLLNLAAGLTGPLFDGGRRGAEADRARAVARERLTAYARTVAEAVKEVEDAMAEEERRRVYAGLLKQRLKAAGETMKEAFLLYRNGAGDYLSYSGALTSFWSLERLVETEKAALAKARVGVFRALGGNWTREPAQWGAESDEQGNGKK is encoded by the coding sequence ATGTGGAGACACGCGGCGGCGGCCGCCCTTTTCTTTTTTTTGTGTTCAGGATGCGTGATTTTCGCCCCGGAAAAGCGCCCCGGCGCGCCCCTGGACATGCCGGAGCGCTATTCCGTCCGGACCCGGGCCGCCGGGGACGGGGATTCGTTCGGGGGGGAGTGGTGGCGCGCCTTTGGAAGCGAGGAGTTAAACCGCCTGGTGTCCCGGGCGCTGTCCGGCAACTTCGACATTGAGACGGCCCGGGCCAGACTGGCCCAGGCCCAGGCGTCGGCCCGGAAAATAAACGCCGGGGCCATGCCCGTTTTGACCGGGGAGGCCGGCGCCGGGACTTCCAAAAACCGGGTCCGGGCCTCTTCGCGGGCGCCCGCGAAGATTTCCGAACAGGAGTCATGGAGCCTGGGAATGGCGGCCTCCTACGAGATTGATCTCTGGGGCCGGGTCCGGTCCATGCGCCGGGCCGGGGCCGCCGGCGCGGCGGCGGCCCGTGAGGATATGGAGGCGGCGGCCATGACGGCGGCCGCCCGGACAGTGGAGACCTGGATCGATCTCATCGCCGTTCGCCGGGAGATGGCCACGCTCCAAAAACAGATTCAAAACGCCCAAAGCCTGCTTGAAGCGCAAAAGGTCCGTTTTTTAAACGGCCGGGCCCGGGCCATCGAGGTGTCGGGCCAGAAAGAGGCCCTGGCCGCCATCCGCTCCGAGGCCCCGATTCTTCGTCTTTCCGAAAGACGCCTGATGACGGCCCTGGCCTTTCTTTTGGGAATGGCCTCTCCCAGTCATCTGGAAATCGCCGAATTCGACATTCCCGAGCCGCCGCCCATGCCCCCGGCGGGGGTTCCGGCGGATCTTCTGGCCGGACGGCCCGATGTCCGGGCCGCCTCTTTGCGCCTTCAATCGGCGGATTGGGAGGTTTCAGCGGCCCGGGCCGACCTGCTTCCATCCCTGTCCCTTTCCGGACGCTCAAGTTTTGCCGCCGCCGAGACCGGCCTTTTGTTTGACAACTGGCTTTTGAATCTGGCCGCCGGTCTGACCGGGCCTCTTTTTGACGGGGGCCGCAGGGGCGCCGAGGCGGACCGGGCCCGGGCCGTGGCCCGGGAGCGTCTGACCGCCTACGCCCGGACCGTGGCCGAGGCCGTGAAAGAGGTCGAGGACGCCATGGCCGAAGAGGAGCGGCGCAGGGTTTACGCGGGGCTTTTAAAACAGCGCCTCAAAGCCGCCGGGGAAACCATGAAAGAGGCGTTTTTGCTGTATCGAAACGGGGCCGGGGACTATTTGTCATACTCAGGAGCCCTGACCTCCTTCTGGAGTCTTGAAAGACTGGTTGAGACCGAAAAGGCGGCCCTGGCCAAGGCGCGGGTGGGTGTGTTTCGGGCGCTGGGGGGAAACTGGACCCGGGAGCCGGCCCAATGGGGCGCCGAGTCCGATGAACAGGGGAATGGGAAAAAATGA
- a CDS encoding RND family efflux transporter, MFP subunit: MSAAKEKNTGGILAKILVPAVLIAAGAAGWFYFKHSAPEIKRKPPTPRVAAVEAITAMRGDVRARVSALGVAKPARTVILRSRVSGEVRRVSPRLVPGGRFQKGEEIASIDPADYRADLKKAQSALERARADLMIEQGSRRVAEEELKILSETGAAEIVETDLILREPQLKKARAVVASAEADLAKAGLNLKRTSIRAPFNALTLERHVEPGSVAGSQDPIATLAGADDYWVEVSVPLDRLHMLNIHPRKGSRALVRSQTGDGVWEGRAIRLAGRLEEKTRLATVIVRVADPLGPAAGKKKAGRPSRPLMINDYVEVAFSGKTIRSAIPLPRKALRDGDAVWLYDDGRLRIVKADLAWKQDGLVLVESGLEEGEKVIVSDISLPVEGMPLVLMEGKKTKEENAP; the protein is encoded by the coding sequence ATGAGCGCGGCAAAAGAAAAAAACACTGGCGGAATCCTGGCGAAAATTTTGGTCCCGGCTGTGCTGATCGCGGCGGGCGCGGCCGGCTGGTTTTATTTTAAGCATTCGGCGCCGGAAATCAAACGAAAGCCTCCCACGCCCCGCGTCGCGGCGGTGGAGGCGATCACGGCCATGCGCGGGGACGTCCGGGCGAGGGTTTCCGCCCTGGGGGTGGCCAAACCCGCCCGAACCGTTATTCTCAGGTCCCGGGTGTCCGGGGAGGTGAGGCGCGTCTCTCCCCGTCTGGTCCCCGGGGGCCGTTTTCAAAAGGGCGAGGAGATCGCCTCCATAGACCCCGCCGATTACCGGGCCGATCTCAAAAAGGCCCAAAGCGCCCTGGAAAGGGCCCGGGCCGACTTGATGATCGAACAGGGAAGCCGTCGCGTGGCCGAAGAAGAGCTTAAAATTCTGTCTGAGACAGGCGCGGCCGAAATCGTCGAAACCGATTTGATTTTAAGAGAGCCCCAGCTCAAAAAGGCCCGGGCCGTCGTGGCGTCGGCCGAGGCGGATCTGGCCAAAGCCGGGCTGAATCTCAAACGGACCTCCATCCGGGCCCCCTTCAACGCCCTGACCCTTGAGCGTCACGTGGAGCCGGGCTCCGTGGCCGGCTCCCAGGACCCCATCGCCACCCTGGCCGGCGCCGATGATTACTGGGTGGAGGTCTCGGTCCCCCTTGACCGCCTCCATATGCTCAATATTCACCCCCGGAAAGGCTCCCGGGCCCTGGTCCGCTCTCAGACGGGCGACGGCGTGTGGGAGGGAAGGGCCATCCGCCTGGCCGGACGCCTGGAGGAAAAAACCCGGCTGGCCACCGTGATCGTCCGGGTGGCCGACCCCCTGGGACCGGCCGCCGGGAAGAAAAAGGCGGGACGCCCGTCCCGGCCTTTGATGATCAACGATTATGTGGAGGTGGCGTTTTCGGGAAAAACCATCCGCTCCGCCATTCCCCTTCCCCGGAAAGCCCTGCGGGATGGGGACGCCGTGTGGCTGTATGACGACGGCAGGCTTCGGATCGTGAAGGCGGACCTGGCCTGGAAACAGGACGGACTGGTTCTGGTGGAAAGCGGCCTTGAGGAAGGCGAAAAGGTCATTGTCTCGGATATTTCCCTGCCGGTGGAGGGGATGCCCCTGGTCCTCATGGAGGGGAAAAAGACAAAAGAGGAAAACGCCCCATGA